CGCAAGAGCGTCCAGCCGATGGCGGCGCGACTGGCACCGGGCGAGTATGACCAGTTGCACCATTTCATTGCTGATGGCGTTTGGGACGCAGCGCCATTGGAGGCGGAATTGCTGGTTCAGGCCGATCGCCTGGTCGGCGGCAAGGATGCGGTGCTGGTCATCGACGACACGGCGATGGCGAAGAAGGGCGATCGTTCGGTTGGTGTCGCTCCACAATATGCCTCGTCTCTCGGCAAGACGGCCAATTGCCAAACATTGGTGTCGCTGACGCTTGCACGGGGTGAAGTGCCGCTCATGGTGGCATTACGTCTCTTCGTTCCCGAGAGTTGGACGAGTAATCCAGTGCGTTTGAAGCGTGCGGGCGTTCCAGTCGAGCACCGCGCAGCGCGGACCAAGCCAGAGGTCGCCTTGGCGGAGATCGACCGCGTCATCGCCTCCGGTGTGCGTTTCGGCTGTGTGCTTGCCGATTCAGGGTACGGCTCCAGCGGACCTTTCCGTCAGGCTTTGAGCGAGCGCGGTCTGCTGTGGGCGGTGGGTCTGTCGCGGCGCCAGAACGTCTATCCCGCCGACATTGCCCTGATCTTCCCAATCGCGAAGACCGGAAAACCCCGCAAATACCACATCCCTGATCAGCCACCGGTCTCTGCTGAAGCGTTATTGGCCGAAGGCAAATGGCAAAGGGTCAGTTGGCGGCGGGGCACCAAAGGTCGGCTGACCTGTCTCTTCACCGCCCGCCGTGTCTGCGTTGCGGATGGCCATAAGCACCGGATGCT
This Candidatus Saccharimonadia bacterium DNA region includes the following protein-coding sequences:
- a CDS encoding IS701 family transposase, yielding MAGTTSKWEDELGRWLKPFLDRLGHKARRRMCPLYIAGLIGPGDRKSVQPMAARLAPGEYDQLHHFIADGVWDAAPLEAELLVQADRLVGGKDAVLVIDDTAMAKKGDRSVGVAPQYASSLGKTANCQTLVSLTLARGEVPLMVALRLFVPESWTSNPVRLKRAGVPVEHRAARTKPEVALAEIDRVIASGVRFGCVLADSGYGSSGPFRQALSERGLLWAVGLSRRQNVYPADIALIFPIAKTGKPRKYHIPDQPPVSAEALLAEGKWQRVSWRRGTKGRLTCLFTARRVCVADGHKHRMLNNRMQCMPGDEVWLVGERRSTGEQKYYVSNLPADATIKTLAATIKARWVCEQAHQQLKEELGLDHFEGRSWTGLHRHALMTMIAYAFLQSR